Within the Enterobacter bugandensis genome, the region TGGTAACCCATCTGTTCAGAAATCTTACGCGCGGCGGTATGCAGAATAGCCACGTACTCGTGCAGGCGCTCTTCCGAGAAGCGAAGCGTTGGGAAAGAGATGCTCAACCCCGCGATCACGACGCCAAAACGGTCAAACACCGGAACGCCAATACAGCGCAGTCCTTCTTCCTGCTCTTCGTTATCTTCGCCGTACCCTTGCTCACGCACCTTGTCGAGCACCGTTAATAACTCATCGGTGTTAGTAATGGTGCGTTCTGTGCTGCGTTTGTACTCCACGCCATCGAGGATCTGTTTAACTTCTTCACGATCGCGCCACGCCAGCAGAACCTTACCGATTGCCGTGCTGTAAAGCGGGTTGCGGCGACCAATGCGCGAATACATACGCAGGTTATACATGGAGTCTATTTTATGGATGTAAACAATACTGTCTTCATCCAGCGCGCCCAGGTGGATAGTCTCTTTGGTCAGGCGGGAGATCTCGCGCATCTGAATATCCGCGCTACGGATCAGATCCACATTTTGCAAGGCCCGGGCACCCAGTTCAAACAGTTTCAGCGTCAGAGAATATTTTTCAGATTCGCCTTCCTGAGCAACGTAACCCAGTGATTTCATGGTTTGCAAAAAGCGGTAAACGGTGCTTTTCGACATCATCACGCGCTGTGACAACTCTGTGATACCAATTTCACGCTCTTCCCCGAGCGCCTGTAAGATGCCAAACACCTTCAGCACGGAAGAAACTGAATCTGGCTGTTTATCCAAATCCGCAATTGCCATTTACCACCTCATAGAGAGTGTTTTATAAAAATCAGAACCGGTTTTTATTATAAATTCCCGTCATGTTACCTGCAATCAATCCGCGTTTACTTCGTTACAAATCTGCGACATAAAACGGTGTTAACGATGCTAAAATAGTTACCCTGAGAATAATTTCACTCTGAGCTATTTATCCCCAATGGAAAAGAACCTTTCCGATGGCCTGCCTTTGCCCCAGCGGTATGGCGCTATCGCTACGATTATTATTGGTATCTCAATGGCCGTTCTTGACGGCGCGATTGCGAACGTTGCCCTTCCCACCATTGCCACCGATCTGCATGCTTCCCCGGCCAGTTCGATATGGATTGTTAACGCCTATCAGATTGCGATTGTGGTTTCCCTGCTCTCTTTTTCTTTTCTGGGCGATATGTTCGGCTACCGTCGGGTATATCAGTGCGGGCTGGTGGTATTTACCTTTACATCACTGCTGTGCGCCCTTTCGGACTCCCTGCATACGCTGACGCTGGCGCGCATCGCGCAAGGTTTTGGCGGCGCGGCGCTGATGAGCGTCAATACGGCGCTAATCCGCTTAATCTATCCGCACCGCCATCTGGGCCGCGGCATGGGGATAAATTCGTTTATTGTCGCGGTCTCTTCTGCCGCCGGGCCAACGATTGCAGCGGCCATTCTTTCTGTCGCCTCGTGGCAGTGGCTGTTCGCCATAAACGTGCCGCTGGGTATCGTGGCCATCTTCTTTGCCCTGCGATTTCTCCCCGCTAACGGCCCGAAAAGCACCATGCCGCGCTTTGACGTAGCAAGCGCGGTGATGAATGCGCTCACCTTTGGTCTGCTGATTACCGCCCTGAGCGGTTTTGCGCAGGGTCAATCCCTGATGCTAACCACCGTGGAGCTTGTTGCCCTGCTGGTGACGGGCTTCTTCTTTGTTCGCCGCCAGCTTTCCCTGCCGGTGCCCTTACTGCCGATCGATCTGCTGCGTATTCCCCTCTTTTCGCTTTCCATCTGCACCTCCGTCTGCTCATTCTGCGCCCAGATGCTGGCTCTGGTTTCTCTGCCCTTCTTCCTGCAAAGCGTGATAGGACGTTCCGAAGTGGAGACCGGGCTGCTGTTAACCCCCTGGCCGCTGGCGACGATGGTGATGGCCCCCCTGGCAGGTTATTTAATAGAACGTGTACATGCCGGTTTGTTGGGCGCGGTGGGGCTGGCCGTGATGGCAACAGGTCTTTTCGCGCTGGCGCTGCTTCCATCATCGCCAGGGGATCTGGACATCATCTGGCGCATGATTCTGTGCGGAGCCGGGTTTGGCCTGTTTCAGTCCCCCAACAACCACACCATTATTACCTCTGCGCCGCGCCACCGCAGCGGAGGGGCCAGCGGCATGTTGGGGACCGCGCGTCTGCTGGGGCAAAGCACCGGTGCGGCGCTGGTTGCCCTGATGTTTAACCTTGCCGGGCAAAACGGCAACCACGTTGCGCTTCTCACCGCAGGCGCCCTTGCCACCCTTGCAGCCATCGTCAGCGGGTTGCGCGTGACCCAATCCGGCGTTCAGGCATAAAAAAAGCCGGGCGGAGTCTTCTCCTGCCCGGCTTATTTAAGCACTTAGCGTTACTTCAGGTATTCCCCACTGCGCAGCGCTTCAATACGTTTATCCAGCGGCGGGTGAGACATAAACAGCTCGCTCAGCGACTTTGATTTGCCGTTGATGCAGAAGGCCATCATGCTGTTCGCTTCCTGCGGCTCATAGCTGGTTTTCAGACGCTGCAGGGCGGCAATCATCTTCTCACGCCCTACCAGCTTCGCTGAACCGGCATCCGCATTGAACTCACGGTGACGGGAGAACCACATGGTGATAATGCTCGCCAGAATACCGAACACCAGTTCCAGCACCATCGATACGGCGAAGTAGATCAGCGGATTACCGTTGCTCTCTTCACCTTCATCACGGTTGCCGCCCATGAAGCCAGCCGCAATCTGCGCCAGGATACGGGAGATGAAGATAACGAAGGTGTTCACCACGCCCTGAATCAGGGTCATGGTCACCATGTCACCGTTGGCGATATGGCTGATTTCGTGCGCGATAACCGCTTCGGCTTCGTCACGGCTCATGTTCTGCAACAACCCGGTGCTCACGGCAACCAGCGACGCATCACGACGGGCACCCGTAGCAAACGCGTTAATATCCGGGGCATGGTAAATAGCAACCTGCGGCATCGCAATGCCTGCCTGCTTAGACTGCTGTGCCACCGTATTCATCAGCCACTGTTCCATGTCGTTACGCGGCTGTTCAATCACTTCACCGCCTACGGATTTCAGCGCCATCCACTTTGACATCAGCAGGGAAATGAAAGAGCCACCAAAACCAAACAGCAGCGCCATAATCAACAGACCCTGAACGCTGCTCGACTGAATTCCCGTCAGGCTTAGCACTAGCCCGAAAACCACCATCACCGCCAGGTTGGTGAGCAGGAAGAGCGCGATTCGCATCATAATTTTCTTTTAACCTCAGTTTAACAAAACGCACTATGCGATTACCCACATCGTATGGGTATTACGGCTATTTTCAAGCATCCGGTGGGCGTAAGTCACCAGAAAGACACAACTTTACACAATTGGAAATCAGCCTGACGGAAGGATGCAGAACAAAAAGAAACAGGCACAATTTCTTGTGCCTGTTGGGAGATTATTTTGCCGGAGCGGGCTGTACGGCAGGCTTCTCTTTTTCCAGATTCGCCAGGTCGAGCGCGATATGCACCGTCTCGTCCAGGTACGGATCCGGCTCCTGGTAATCTTTTGGCAGATCGTCCAGTTTCTTGAGCAGAGGCTTACCTTCTCGCTTGAAGCGATCGTTGATACGCGCCAGACGCGTTGCGTCGTCCTCGTTGTTCTCTTTTTCACGCTGAGCGTAGTTCAGAGAAACAATATTCCGCTTATCTTTCAGGGCATTGAAACGCGCAATGTCCTTCATGATGTACTGGAATTCCGGGTCTTTCGCGATGCGTTCATTATGCGCTTTCAGCAGCTCAGGGCCAAACTGCGTCATATCACCTGCCTTCACGAATGTCGCAGCATTGATGCTGTCCCACGGCAACGCGTTATCTTCAAACTTCTCGCCGGTTTCGGTCTCTTCCGTGCCGGTCGGCATCATGATATCCGGCGTTACGCCTTTACGCTGCGTACTGCCGCCGTTAACGCGGTAGAACTTCTGAATGGTGTACTGAACGGAGCCCAGCGCAGGCCATTCCGGACGCAGCATCTGATCGTAAATACGGTTCAGCGAGCGATACTGCTGAACAGTACCTTTGCCGAAGGTGGGCTCACCCACGATTAGCGCGCGGCCATAGTCCTGCATTGCAGCGGCAAAGATTTCAGATGCGGACGCGCTGAAGCGGTCAACCAGGACCACCAGCGGGCCTTTGTAATAGACCACACCGTCGTTATCAGCATCTTCACGAACTTTACCGTTGTTATCACGCACCTGTACAACCGGGCCAGACGGGATAAACAAGCCTGAGAGCGACACCGCTTCGGTCAGCGCACCGCCACCGTTCGTGCGCAGGTCGATAATGACGCTGCTCACGTTCTGCTTCTCAAGTTTCTGCAGCTGAACTTTTACATCGTCTGTCAGCCCCACGTAGAAGCCAGGGATATCCAGGACACCCACCTTCTCTTTACCCACGGTTTTCACCGACATTTTCACCGCGCGGTCTTCCAGACGGATACGCTCGCGGGTCAGGGTCACGATACGGGTTTTGGTGCCTTTACCGGCAGGCAGAATCTCCAGACGAACTTTGCTGCCTTTCGGACCTTTGATCAGCGCAACCACATCGTCCAGACGCCAGCCAATGACATCAACCATGCTCTGACCGGTTTGTCCTACCCCCACAATGCGATCGCCTACGCTTATCGCTTTGCTTTTGGATGCCGGGCCGCCCGCGACCATGGAGTTGATCACCGTGTAGTCATCATCCATTTGCAGTACCGCGCCAATACCTTCCAGAGACAGGCTCATCTCAGTATTGAACTGTTCGGTATTGCGTGGAGAGAGATAGTTGGTGTGCGGATCGATTTCGTGCGCAAAGGCGGTCATCGCCAGTGAGAAAACATCTTCACTGTTGGTCTGCGCCAGACGGCGAATGGCAAATTTGTAACGACGCGTCAGCGTGTCGCGGATCTCTTTTTCATCTTTGCCGGTCAGCTTGAGGCTTAGCTCGTCGTATTTGACCTTTCCATCCCACAGCGCGTTCAGCTCGGCTTCGTCTTTCGGCCAGGGCGCTTTGCTGCGATCGAGATTAAAGGTGTCGTTGCCGGTGAAGTCCATTGGACGTTCCAGCACTTTCAGCGCGTACTGATAGCGTTCAAAGCGGCGCTTCTGCGACAGGTTGTAGAGATCGTAGAACAGATCCAGCTTGCCTGACCGCAGCTCATCACCCACCTCGGATTTGCGCTTAGCGAACTGCTCGACATCGCTGGCGAGCAAAACGTTATGGCTGTAATCCAGCAAGTTCAGATAGCGGTCAAAGATTTTGGCCGAAAAGGCCTGATCGAGATCGAACTGACGATAGTGCGAGCGGGTAAAGCGAGAGGTTACACGCTCGCTTACCGTCGCGTGCTGCGTCTCTTCCTTGAGTACCGGAATTTGATCAACACGCGTGATATCGTCCACTGCGAAAGCGTGACCTGTTATGGCAAACAGGCCCGCCAGCGCGGTGAGCTTAAAAAAAGTGTTCATGCCAGGCTTGGCCTCCGTTTCAGAACAACAAGTGTTCTGCGCGTACAATCATTGACATACCAGAAGTCAGCTGTACACGAACGCCATCTTTGGTGATTTCCAGTACTGTGGCGTCCATTGCGTTGTTGCCCGCTTTTACCTTCAGAGCCTGACCCACGCTCAGGGCGTTAATGTCAGAAACCGGAGTATGGCGCTGCTCTTCACGAGGCGCACGAGGGGCTTTCGCTGCTGGTTTGTCTGCACGCGGTTTGCGATCGTTATTGTCGTGACGACGAGGCGCAGGACGTGGTTTACGCTCACGACGAGGCGCTTCTTCCTGGCCGTTTGCCGCTGCGGCTTCGCGTTTTTTCGCCTGCTGTTCTGCACGTTGTGCCTGAACGCGTGCTTTGGCTTCTTCCAGCTGCTTGCGCGCGTGTTCTACGTGCTGCTCGTCCAGCTCGCCGCAAGGGTTGCCGTCGAGATCCACGCGGGTCGCGCCCGGTTTGATACCGTACAGGTAACGCCAGCTCGAAGTATAAAGACGTAAGGCAGAACGCAGCTGAGTTTTGCTGAGGTTCATTTCCCCTTCAACACGCGCTACCAGATCCTGAAAAATACCGACTTTCAGGGGACGTGCTTCACCTTCCGCGCTGAAGCACTGCGGGAAACGCTCGGCCAGAAATGCGATAACTTCTTTACTGCTATTCAACTTAGGTTGATTTTCCATGAAATTTCCTGATTACAACGGACGTTGCCAACAAGCGCAGGCATGAACAGGCGTCATTATAATGACGCTATCAGTAAATGCTACGTTATCCGTTGATTATCCTGCGACGCTCGCAAAGAATTTTTGATAATCGGTTGCAGCGAGGACGTTTTCCAGATTCGCCACCAGCTCGCGCAGCCCCTGTTCGTCCTCGGTTGTAAAGCGACTGAAGACCGTACTGTCGATATCCAGAACGCCAATAATCTGATTTTTTACCACCAGCGGCAGAACGATCTCTGAATTGCTGGCAGCATCACAGGCGATATGCCCGTCAAACGCATGAACATCTTCCACGCGCTGAACCTGATTCTCGGCCACCGCGGTACCGCATACGCCGCGTCCTACCGGAATACGCACGCAGGCCAGTTTGCCCTGAAACGGACCCAGCACCAGCGTTTCACCTTCCAGAAGATAAAAGCCAGCCCAGTTCACATCGGATAGCCGTTCGAACAGCAATGCGCTAGTATTTGCCAGAGTGGCTAAGAAGCTGGTTTCACCTGCCATCAATGCCTTAAAATCGCGGTTCAGATCCGCGTAGAATTCTGTTTTGTTCATTATTCAATCACTTAGTTGTCTTACAAAATTACCGCATAGCCTATTAAAATAAGCAATAAATGCGCTCATGCTCAAGATGAATCCGTTCATGAGTTAATATAACGTTCAACAATACTTATTTGCGCGCAGCTGATGGCCTTAAAAACAACCAAAATTACGCCGACAAAAAAGATAACTGTCCATACGGTAAGCGACGCTTTGCCTCGTGCACATTATCAGCGTTGCCCCCAGTGCGATACGCTTTTTATGTTGCCGAAGATGAAATCGCACCAAAGCGCCTTTTGTCCCCGCTGCGACGCTAAAATTCGTGACGGCCGCGACTGGTCGTTAACCCGTCTTGCCGCTATGGCCGTTACCATGCTGCTGCTGATGCCTTTCGCCTGGACCGAACCGCTTCTGAAGCTTTACCTGCTTGGTGTGCGCATTGACGCTAACGTGCTGCAGGGTATCTGGCAGATGACGAGCCAGGGCGATCCTCTCACCGCCGCCATGGTACTGTTCTGCGTTGTCGGCGCGCCGCTGGTGCTGGTTGCAGCCATTGCCTACCTGTGGTTTGGTAACATCCTGGGAATGAACCTGCGTCCGGTATTGCTGATGCTGGAAAAGCTTAAAGAGTGGGTCATGCTGGATATCTATCTGGTGGGCGTGGGCGTGGCATCAATCAAGGTGCAGGACTATGCCTTTCTGCAGCCGGGCGTCGGGCTTTTTGCCTTTATCTGCCTGGTATTGCTCAGCATCCTGACACTGATCCACCTGAACGTTGAGCAGCTTTGGGAGCGTTTTTACCCGCAGCGCCCTGCCACCCGCCCGGATGAAAACCTCCGCGTCTGTCTGGGATGCCATTACACCGGGTTGCCCGACAAGCGTGGACGCTGCCCGCGCTGCCACATACCGTTGAGGTTACGACGCAACAACAGCCTGCAAAAATGCTGGGCGGCGCTGATTGCCTCCCTGGTGTTTCTGTTCCCAGCCAATATGCTGCCGATATCCATTATTTACGTGAACGGTGGCCGTCAGGAGGATACTATCCTCTCCGGTATTATCTCTCTTGCACACAGTAACGTTGGGGTGGCG harbors:
- the htpX gene encoding protease HtpX; this translates as MMRIALFLLTNLAVMVVFGLVLSLTGIQSSSVQGLLIMALLFGFGGSFISLLMSKWMALKSVGGEVIEQPRNDMEQWLMNTVAQQSKQAGIAMPQVAIYHAPDINAFATGARRDASLVAVSTGLLQNMSRDEAEAVIAHEISHIANGDMVTMTLIQGVVNTFVIFISRILAQIAAGFMGGNRDEGEESNGNPLIYFAVSMVLELVFGILASIITMWFSRHREFNADAGSAKLVGREKMIAALQRLKTSYEPQEANSMMAFCINGKSKSLSELFMSHPPLDKRIEALRSGEYLK
- the yebS gene encoding membrane integrity lipid transport subunit YebS gives rise to the protein MALKTTKITPTKKITVHTVSDALPRAHYQRCPQCDTLFMLPKMKSHQSAFCPRCDAKIRDGRDWSLTRLAAMAVTMLLLMPFAWTEPLLKLYLLGVRIDANVLQGIWQMTSQGDPLTAAMVLFCVVGAPLVLVAAIAYLWFGNILGMNLRPVLLMLEKLKEWVMLDIYLVGVGVASIKVQDYAFLQPGVGLFAFICLVLLSILTLIHLNVEQLWERFYPQRPATRPDENLRVCLGCHYTGLPDKRGRCPRCHIPLRLRRNNSLQKCWAALIASLVFLFPANMLPISIIYVNGGRQEDTILSGIISLAHSNVGVAAIVFIASILVPFTKVVVMFTLLVSIHFKCEQGLRTRILLLRFVTWIGRWSMLDLFVISLMMSLINRDQLLAFTMGPAAFYFGSAVILTILAVEWLDSRLLWDAHESGNPRFAD
- the proQ gene encoding RNA chaperone ProQ, which codes for MENQPKLNSSKEVIAFLAERFPQCFSAEGEARPLKVGIFQDLVARVEGEMNLSKTQLRSALRLYTSSWRYLYGIKPGATRVDLDGNPCGELDEQHVEHARKQLEEAKARVQAQRAEQQAKKREAAAANGQEEAPRRERKPRPAPRRHDNNDRKPRADKPAAKAPRAPREEQRHTPVSDINALSVGQALKVKAGNNAMDATVLEITKDGVRVQLTSGMSMIVRAEHLLF
- the prc gene encoding carboxy terminal-processing peptidase, which produces MNTFFKLTALAGLFAITGHAFAVDDITRVDQIPVLKEETQHATVSERVTSRFTRSHYRQFDLDQAFSAKIFDRYLNLLDYSHNVLLASDVEQFAKRKSEVGDELRSGKLDLFYDLYNLSQKRRFERYQYALKVLERPMDFTGNDTFNLDRSKAPWPKDEAELNALWDGKVKYDELSLKLTGKDEKEIRDTLTRRYKFAIRRLAQTNSEDVFSLAMTAFAHEIDPHTNYLSPRNTEQFNTEMSLSLEGIGAVLQMDDDYTVINSMVAGGPASKSKAISVGDRIVGVGQTGQSMVDVIGWRLDDVVALIKGPKGSKVRLEILPAGKGTKTRIVTLTRERIRLEDRAVKMSVKTVGKEKVGVLDIPGFYVGLTDDVKVQLQKLEKQNVSSVIIDLRTNGGGALTEAVSLSGLFIPSGPVVQVRDNNGKVREDADNDGVVYYKGPLVVLVDRFSASASEIFAAAMQDYGRALIVGEPTFGKGTVQQYRSLNRIYDQMLRPEWPALGSVQYTIQKFYRVNGGSTQRKGVTPDIMMPTGTEETETGEKFEDNALPWDSINAATFVKAGDMTQFGPELLKAHNERIAKDPEFQYIMKDIARFNALKDKRNIVSLNYAQREKENNEDDATRLARINDRFKREGKPLLKKLDDLPKDYQEPDPYLDETVHIALDLANLEKEKPAVQPAPAK
- a CDS encoding GAF domain-containing protein, with translation MNKTEFYADLNRDFKALMAGETSFLATLANTSALLFERLSDVNWAGFYLLEGETLVLGPFQGKLACVRIPVGRGVCGTAVAENQVQRVEDVHAFDGHIACDAASNSEIVLPLVVKNQIIGVLDIDSTVFSRFTTEDEQGLRELVANLENVLAATDYQKFFASVAG
- a CDS encoding MFS transporter; the encoded protein is MEKNLSDGLPLPQRYGAIATIIIGISMAVLDGAIANVALPTIATDLHASPASSIWIVNAYQIAIVVSLLSFSFLGDMFGYRRVYQCGLVVFTFTSLLCALSDSLHTLTLARIAQGFGGAALMSVNTALIRLIYPHRHLGRGMGINSFIVAVSSAAGPTIAAAILSVASWQWLFAINVPLGIVAIFFALRFLPANGPKSTMPRFDVASAVMNALTFGLLITALSGFAQGQSLMLTTVELVALLVTGFFFVRRQLSLPVPLLPIDLLRIPLFSLSICTSVCSFCAQMLALVSLPFFLQSVIGRSEVETGLLLTPWPLATMVMAPLAGYLIERVHAGLLGAVGLAVMATGLFALALLPSSPGDLDIIWRMILCGAGFGLFQSPNNHTIITSAPRHRSGGASGMLGTARLLGQSTGAALVALMFNLAGQNGNHVALLTAGALATLAAIVSGLRVTQSGVQA
- the kdgR gene encoding DNA-binding transcriptional regulator KdgR: MAIADLDKQPDSVSSVLKVFGILQALGEEREIGITELSQRVMMSKSTVYRFLQTMKSLGYVAQEGESEKYSLTLKLFELGARALQNVDLIRSADIQMREISRLTKETIHLGALDEDSIVYIHKIDSMYNLRMYSRIGRRNPLYSTAIGKVLLAWRDREEVKQILDGVEYKRSTERTITNTDELLTVLDKVREQGYGEDNEEQEEGLRCIGVPVFDRFGVVIAGLSISFPTLRFSEERLHEYVAILHTAARKISEQMGYHDYPF